The Drosophila sechellia strain sech25 chromosome 2L, ASM438219v1, whole genome shotgun sequence region CTTTTCTGGCAGCGGAAAACACTAGGCGAGCAAAGCGCTGCAATCACAAATCGCTCCATTTCCACGCAAACACATCAGCACACTTCATAAATGCTCTCGGCatttcaattgcattttccCCCGTTCGCCTTTTCCGTTAATTGAGTTAAATTTTTGTTGTGGCTGcagccgttgttgttgttgttgctgttgctattattattgttcCGTAAAATCGTACTTATTCACTCGCTAATTCGCTAATTGCTgtcgcttgttgttgtttcaaTTTTCGTTCTTCTTCGCACTTTCGGTGGTCAGTTTTCCTTTCACCTCGCTACAGTTTGCATTTCCTCTGCGACTTTGCGGAAAAACTGTCCGCGGATCAACCGCACgcaagcaaaaacaacaacacaaacaaACGTACACAAGTTTCGTGGCTAGTGTTACCAGTCAGCGAAATCCCAAAACTCACATTCCCAAACGCATCGAGCAGATGACCAATATGGTCACATTATTATTCGATAATATTTGTGTTATACCCGTTTTCGACCGGTTTAACGGTAAGGTACCTCGGAGCACCAATCGGTACCTATTTCCGTACCTAGTGTTATATAGGTACAACATAGTAAATGTGCCGCCCACAAAAGCGTTTCATATATTAGTAAGttatttgtattaatttaaatatatattcaattttCAACTGATGCCAACAAGTTATGATACATAAAgcattacaatttttatttaatcttGTTTTATTATACAAATAACTGTACACTTCGCATTTATCACAGTGAAAACTGAAAATTGTTgtatgaaataaaatttaactaagCAAATATAGGGGTGACACAATAACATTTTGATTTGATAGAGATGGTAGTTAAAAATAGATTAAGTTAAAACCTagttcttctttttcttcttgtCGGGTTGGGCCAATCCCTGCGACTCCTGGTATTGGCGCACGATCTGATCCTGAACATCTGGGAGACAAGGCGAGTATCTGGAGTACTCCATGGTGAATTCACCCTTTCCCTGGGTACTCGATCTGAAAATAAAGATGAGATAAATTTAGATACCTATCAAACCATATTCAATGCGTACTGAACTTACCTCAGCTCTCCCGCATAGCCAAACATGTCGTTCAGCGGGACCTCCGCGTAGACAGTGAACCAACCCTCGGTGCCCTCAGTTCCGGTGATGATGCCATGCCGTTTGCTCAAGTGACCCATTACAGCACCCTGGAATTCCTCTGGTGCAGTGACCTCGACCAGCATAATGGGCTCTAGGATTTGCCAGCTGCCGTTCTGGAAGACCTCTTTGATGGCACCATGGGCAGCCAACATGAAGGCCAGTTCGCTGGAGTCCACGATGTGGTGTCCACCATCTTGCAGGCGGAATCGAATGCCGGACAACTTGTGCCCGGAGAGCATTCCCTTCTCAGCCATCTCCCTGTAgcctaagcaaataaaatattaataacggAACATTGAGGAATGTTATTTTAGTTACCCTTTTCGACTCCAGGAACAAATTGTTTTGGTACATTCGTGCCCACTGTTTCGTCCACGAATTCCAGCAGGGTGTTTTGGTTTGGCGGCAGTGGTTCCATGACTCCAATAATCCTGGCATATTGACCCGATCCTCCCGATTGTTTCTTGTGCAGGTAATCAAACTCACACGGCCCCACCAAGGTTTCCCTAAATGCTACTTTTGGCTTTCCCAGCGTCACTGGGCAACCGTATTCCCTCTCCATTCTCTGGGCATAGATCTCCAAATGCAGTTCACCCATTCCCGAGACAAGAGTCTCCTTTACATCGTTGTCGAAAAAGAAGTGGAATGTGGGATCCTCTTTGGTGAATCTCGCAATAGCCTTTGAGAAATTATCCCTATCCTTGGTATTATTTGGCTTAATGGCCATTGAGACCACGGGCTCGGGTACAAAGATGGATTCCATAGACAGATTGTTCTTTGGATTGGTTGTGAACGTGTCTCCAGAGGCGCAATCAACTCCGAACAGTGCGAATATATCACCGGCATAAACCTCGTTTACATCCTCCATTTGATTTGAGTGCAGTCGAACCAAGCGAGCAATTCTTACTTTCTTGTTGGTGCGGGCATTGAAGATGTTGTCACCCTTCCGTAGGACACCTTGGTAGCATCGGAGGTAGGTTAGTTGGCCAAAGCGACCAGCTTCCAGCTTGAACGCCAAGCCAACAAAGGGATCCTTGCCATCGCGGGCGGGATTTAAAACTACTTTTTCTGGGTCTTGTCCTTCCTTCTCGATGAAGCCCAGGTTCTCCACCTCTCCAGGATTGGGCAGGTAGTCAAGTACTGCATCTAGCAATGGCTGGACACCTTTGTTCTTCAGTGCTGTGCCCACCAATACAGGTGTGAAGGTTCTATTGATGCAGGTTCTCCTTAAGGCCGCCTTGATATCGTCTTCTGTGAAGGGCTTCTCTTCCAGGAAAAGTTCTCCAAGCGTTTCGTCTGCATTGGACAAGTGTTCGATAAGCTCCTGCCTTCTCTCCAGGCTCTCCACCCTCATATCCTGCGGTATTTCGTCCAGCCTGATGTCCATTCCGTGCTCGCCCTCAAAGTATATTGCTTTTTCTCGCACCAAATCCACGATGCCCTTGCAATTGCTCTCCACTCCAATAGGCAGCTGAATGAAAGCAGCGTTGTGGTTCATTTTGGACCTCATCTGGGATAGAACTCTGTAGGGATTCGACCCCAAGCGATCTAGTTTGTTGATAAAGGCCAGGCAGGGCACATTGTAGCGCTTCATCTGCCGGTTAACCGTTAGGGTCTGACTCTGTACTCCGCCCACTGCGCACAAAACCAAAACGGCACCATCCAGAACTCGGAGTGCGCGCTCCACCTCCACGGTGAAGTCCACATGTCCGGGTGTATCGATAATATTGATATTGGTGTCCTTCCACAGGGTGTAGGTGGCTGCCGATTGGATGGTAATGCCCCGCTGCCTCTCCAGCTCCATGCTGTCCATGGTGGCACCCACGTTATCCTTTCCTCGCACCTCGTGCATCTCCGCAATCCTGCCGGTGTAGAACAGAATCCTCTCCGTCAAGGTCGTCTTTCCACTGTCTATATGCGCCGAGATTCCAATGTTCCGGATCCTCTCGATGGGCTTGTGCTCCGAGAACTTTGCATGCGAACTGTAGCCGGCCTAAAAAGTTATATGTACCATTAAGCTACATTTCTTACAGCGCTTACATAACTAGCCGATGGAATTTGGTCTATTTCTCAGATTCCAACCAACCTTTCCCAGTGATTCCAATGCCCGGAGGCGCAGGGTGTTGTTCCCGGTCAGCAAACGTGTAATAAGCGACATCCTGACCTGGTTTTAATTAATAACTACGAAGTTAACCGGAAAACACGCGCTCGTGGAAAACCAAAACAAGACTGCTATCGATATGCGGAGGCGGTTTCTCTGCAAACCTATCGATTACTATCGGACAAGTAATCTAGTAAGACCGTGGCTTGGAACCAAAAAAACCCTTTcaaaaaatgttattaaataaaagaaccatgactaaaaaaaatgtttgaattctttgagaaaaaatgttaaaataaactaataaacgggataaaatatatgtttatattttaaacttttaaaatcCCAATTTTTTGCcttaaaaatccaaaattttaaaaatacaacATTTCTGAGTCCAAAATATGTAActttattttatacatttatttcaaCAAATTCCTTTACTGTGGATTGTATACCATTGGTTTCCGAATAGTCGCATGATATGTTGCCAGACAATTAGTTTGTGCCAAATCGCACAAATGGGGGTATATATTCGCAAAAGGGACGGTAGGTGGTGGTACATATACATCATAAGTATTAGGACTGATTATAGACACGTAATTGATTTACAGGTACACAGATATACgataaaatgaattaaatcaTTGACTCAAACGGATGTTTCTGTTGGTGTAAGATATCCACGCCACAATTGCTTCGACGTATTAAATTTTGGGTTCTGCAATAACGAAATTCGAAATTAATAACCGTGTTCTATGGGTGGGAGTACCAGGTATAATCTAGAATGGGTTCATctatttatgtacacatttaCTATATGGGATTGAGAATGCACATACAGACATCAAACACGATGCTAATGGAGCTTTGATGGTCTGATGGAAAAAGAGTTTGAAGATGATCGGAACTTTAACTCTTTAAGTTTGTGAATTTTCAAGTTAAGGAAGGGGTTAATCCACAAACTCTGATTCTTAGTATGATTTTCTGATTTAATGGAGGACAGGCAGAGCTCGATCATGTGCTAGAAATGAGTGTTCAGAGATATAGATTTTGGGAGCAGAGGTGCCACACTCAAGACTCACAACTATGCACAAAATACACTGAAAACGAACGATGCATACCAAAAGTAACGAAATGAaagatacatttttgtttaagcAGTTTGCTTGTGGCTAGTTAATGGTTTGCCACttttattcaatatttatAGCTGTCTAtatgttattatatatatatttttttttttgggtgtttCAGATAGGATGCGAGTGTCTTTGTATTTAACTTAGTGTGAGCCATAAAATATAGTACAATTGTTTACAGCTTTGTCTTGGCTAGACCAAATGATACACACCTTACATAACCCATCCCCAAGATATACCCATCAGATCACAGTTCGTTAAAAAAACCCCGTGTAACGCACAATTCGCTTTAGCTAACCAAGTCAAAGTGGTGAAATACGTTAGGAAAGTTGGACAAACATCGGACCACCGATGGTTTACTGTTTGGTGTTTGTTCTGTGGCTTTGGCGTCCCTATTTTCGCATCCTAATCTGTGAAATTGACTCGTTAAAATTCGTTTCGAAAGTGTATATTTGGAATGCTTTTCACGTCTACGGAATATCGTATTTTGTTTTACCATATATGTAGTTAATACTTGTATATCTTGTACCTGAGCCCCAAATCAAAGATTTACCCCTCTACTGGCACAGCTAAAAATCGTTACCAAAAATCGATCCCTGGGCTAACTACTGCGTTAAATGTTTAGTAAATAGAGATTATGATGATACGGCTGTGGATGACCAACTAGATATACATAGATGTGTCTTTGTGGGTTCTTTGTGCGTTTTTCGTTCTAAAATCCATATGTTTCTCGGGTTCTCTAGACGGGTGTTATGTTGGCCGGACCGATCTGACTGTTGTTTGAGCAGGATCCATCCAGTTTGGCAGCCTCCTTGCAATTGTTgatctgctgttgctgctgctgctgattgccCGCCGGATGTGCCGGACTGTTGGTCGGAGCTTCACTGTACTCATCCGCCTCGTGCATGGGCGAAAGACGTGGCGAGAGGGTGGCGCTCGAGGGGGCACTGCAGAGAGGGGAGGCACGGGGGGAATGCGAAGACGAGCATGAATGAATATGCTCCAAAGTAAGATTAGCTATAATCTGCCATATTCTTTGctcataataaataataaaaaatcaaaacgtTACTTGTTTAAATTATTAGAAAAAATGCTGATACCAGCAGTGAGCCAACTCTTATGACAAATATATGTAAACTTTATCTTATATGATtaagttatttgtttttaactaACTTCGTAACTTTTTCAATAGTAACTACTGCACTTTTTTTCCAGTTTTTAATTGGTATTATTATAGAAGCTTCTTTGTACTttcaaatattatatatattattatatatttaactataattttgtttccctGTAAATATCTCTTGCTCTATAAATGCGTGTGGAAAAATAGAGGCAAATTATTTACAAGAAAGCGAGCAAAAGAACTAGCAGCTCATGAGGGGAAAAGTGTGGGATCTGATTCGATCTCTGGCTCTGGACAGGACGCCATTGGGAACACTTACTGGTTGCCATTGATCTGGCGGACTTTAAGGGTGACGGGTATGATCAGTTGCTCCGAGATCCCGTTGCCATCCTTGTTGATCTGCTGCCAGACTGTGGTGCGATTCACAGCCTCCTGGGGAATGTTCACTGTGGGTCCATTGGTGCCGGGTTTGTTGCCGGAGAGCGGAATGTGTATGGTGGTGGGACCCGACTTATCGGCATTGTAGTTGGCCCCCGCCCCAGATCCTGGGGGGTGCTGATGATGATTGTCCTTCAATATAAAATTGGCATATTTGCATAGTTTTGGGAGCAAAAAAGTCGCTCGAAATGTGGAGCAAAGGGTGGATAGGAAAGAAAGTATAGGAAATCTGGCCCAAAGTTGCGCAAGTGAAAGGCGAAGTAGAAAGAGATCTCAGAATAAAAGCGTGACTGTTCTAGGTCTAAATCGGTGATGATCTGGTGTCAAAGCCAATTCGGTGGAGTGTGTTCAATTTTGCATATATGCcaaatttttgttgttttattttcataggtttagtttttttgtgtgttgaaTTTTGGATTTTTACATCAATTTTTGCTACAATTACGCGTGGGCTCATGTCGCTGGTTAGTTACTGGAACTCTCGACCCGATGACTATAAAATAACATAACAGGTTCCATTTAATACATTTAGGTACTTGTTGTACGGTGTAAACGATTGACTAATTATGACTTAGGCTAGAAtttcatttacatttataaatatcATATTTGTGTAGGTATATATAGTATAGGAGTAGTTTTAGAGTAGGTTTGGATAGATAACACAtaatttcttgtttttttttgtcttgtaATTTTGGCATTTACAGGTGGTTTAAAAGCGATTTTCTTTAGCATAGAATCAAAAAGAAGTTAAATCAAATCGtacatataaaaacaaaatgcaaagtAGCTGCATGCCATATTATTAACTTAAAATGAGTAGAGGGGgaaaacatttacaaaataCTGTTAAAGACATGATAAAAACGTATATAACAGGGAATAGGGCATACGTATGGATAGATAACTAGTTCAATAAAATGTATCAAGGCagacaaaatgcaaattaatcaaaaaatCTATAAATAATTGAGTTTATCGTTGGTTTTGTGCCGTGGACTGGGCAGCACTGCAAACGCAAATGAAATGGGCAGCACTGGTTCGtgggattttcttttttcttttgtttgggCTGCGGCATTGGTGTTGGTGTGTTTGTGGTTGTGTTTATGGTTGGTGGTGTGCTTGTCtaggtgtgtgcgtgtgtgcctGGCAGGTGTTCAGTGCCATCTACTTCTTGAGCAGACTGCTCTGTGCCTCGAACTCCTTCTCATTTGCATTTGAGGTGGTGCAAGTGATGAGTCCAGCGCCAACGGCACCACCAGACCCAACGATTCCATCATCGAGGCCCGGCGGCTTGGTCACCACCCTGCCCCGGCTGCCTTTTCCCCATGGGAAAATGCGCGCCAATAAGCCCACCTCAGCGTCCAGTTTATGCAGATCATCCGCCGCCGCCCGCTTCGTCATCTCCGGCATTATGTCGTCCAGGATCTTCAGCTCGCGCCGGGTGAACACCAGATCCAGGGCCTTTCTGATGCCGATCATTACCACCAGCATCAGGGGAAACAGAATGGAGGTCTGCGAGAAGGACTTGATCAGCCAGAGAATTATGAGGCAGGCCAGTTGGATCATGGTGAACAGGTGGACACGTTTAATGGGAACCTGTAATATAAGCCATTGTGGAACAGTTATTAAGGGTTATCAATGGTATGCTCCTCAATTACAATAAACCTATGTTAAAAGAATTATTAAGCTTTGTTACTTTGAGCTAGAAAAAGATAGTAGTTTGTGGAAATGGATTAGAATTCCTTTACGTTTATATTTAGAAACATTATATAAGTAAGCTATAATGATAAGGCTGTAACTACACAAGTCTTATACTTATTGATCAGTTTGTAACGCAGAATGCGTGCATCCGGCGGATGAGTATTTCTCTTTTAATTCGATAAAGCTGTTCTCAGAGCCGAGGATGTTAATGCAAAAAGAACTGAATCGTTTTCCACAGTCTTACTTTAGTTCTGCTGGATGAAACTTCAAATTTGTGGAAGAAATGCTACAAATCCTTATTGTTTTACTCGGTATTGTTTTACAAACTGCCGATGTAGCAAGTGTACACGTGAGTGATTAGAGGGATTTTATATTAGTTCTCCGAAGACACATGCTTTTTTCTTAGATTTCTATTTGCAATCAAAATGGATCCCCTAATGTGGAGAGCCGACTGAACGCATTTGGTGACATTCTGAATGAAAAATTGGGAATCATTGAACAGCGAGTGAAGCAATTGGAAATTCAGCAAAACACATTTCTTGAAACTTTAAATGCGAGATTGGAAAATAAACCTATACATAAATcaaaaggtcaaaacgaaggTGCGCAGTCTTTGGATAAGAGAACGAAGGAATGGAATTTAAGCCCATCTTACACTGAGGTGGTGGATCGACTAGAAGCTTATGAAAGTACTACGGATACCAAAACTTTTGTAACCGAAAAGTCTGTCGAAGATCCTGTGAATTTTGATTGGAAAACGCCAAACATTTCTCTATTAAAGTTTATAAACATGTATTTGGCGAGAATGAAACAACTTAACCAGGGAAGTACTACTGAACGTACTACTGAAAGTACTACTAAAAGTACTACTGAAAGTACTACTGAAAGTACTATTGAAAGTGTTATTGAAAGTACTACTGAAAGTACCTCTACCATCGAATCGGAATCAACAGATGCAACCGAAGAACCACCGCAGTTTGATGGTAGCTCTCCATATGAATTTATGATAGATTACATGTTAAGGGAACTTAAAGACGTGGAGGAAAGTGATCTACCAAATAGCAAATCTTCTCTGCAGGAATTCGTTAATAAGGCAATAGAGGATTATAAAAAGTGGATGAAATTAGGAGTtaattaatagataagaatCTGGGATATGCGATGGCACCAATGAGGAAATTAAGGTCTTACCCGATACTTTTGATAAATAGCCAACTAGGAATTTATATACAGCAATACATGAAAACATAATACATACTTGACATAAACTAAATGCCCGATTATGAttaatacaataaataaatacatcaGCATGTTGTTTTAATCCATTTTTTCGACTCACCTGGCGCAGGAACATATAGTCTGGCTGGTACTTCGCCGGCATGAACATAATCAGTATGCGATCGAAGAACTGTAAGCCCTTGAGTGAGGCCACGCCCATATACAGAAAGACACCGAAAAGAACCGGCATGGGAATGTTACCGAGCAGCGGGGTCAACAGCACGGATACACCGATGGTCAGGAAAATCAGGATGTGGGTCACCCGCTGCTCGCGCACTCCCAGGAACTGTGGCTTCTCACCAGGGGCCGAGCACTCCGACTCCAGTTTCAGCGAGTTTACGTGGTTGATGCTCAGCACGGTGGCGGCCACGAACCTGAGGATTCCAAAAGCAATAGTATTATAGCAAATAATCTACCTTTGAATAGACGATATGAAACATAGAGGAAAGACTCACCAAGGCAGACCCATCatgctgcagatggcaatcaGAATGGAGAGAATGAACAGATCCAGATGGTAGCCACAGCCCTTCTTCAGTTTGTTCTCCTTGCGGTTCACGATAACGGCCGTGATCTGCTGGTCCATGAAGATCAGGATGGTTCCGAGGAGGGCAGGGAATACGGCAATGATCGCCGACCACCAGGGATTCTTCTCGGCGAACGGCGGGATGAGCCAGCCTCTGGTGCTCAGCGTTGGCTTCAGCTCGTTGGGTACCTCCAGTTTCTGGGTGGGAACTCCCAGCGAATAGTCGAAGAAACTCATGGCGAATATCGCGATGAGTACGGAGAAATCGCTGATGTACTGGCGGACAATCGAGGGGAAGAATAGGGCGTTCTTGAACTCTTTCAGCACGGTGGAGATGAGGAAGGTGCCGGCGCAGAGGACCAAAGACATGAGGAAAACGTTTTCGGTGGGCGGTTTTCCGCAATCTCCACCAACCAAGGTGCCATTGTAGGACTGGAAAATCCGAATATTATTATTCAGTCTCTAAAgcctaaaattaaatttgaagatTCCTTACCTCACAAGAGTTCCAATTGTACTTGGCATAATCGATCACACTGGCATTGCTCCCAATTGGCGGTGTACAGACGCAGTCGTATATGCCCTGATTGACCGGGAAGTTCTTTCCGATGACCATCACGTTCTCAATGGCCTTGTAGATGAAGATGAAAGCGATCAGGGTGGCGAAGTTCTCCTCGGTGAAGCGGGTGATGTAGCAGACGAGGGCACTGGCATCAATCGCGGTCAGGACGATGCAAATACCGGCGACCCACATGCCGATCCAGAACCGGAAAGTCATATATTCCCAGCCCATCTTCTGACAGAACTCGTAGATAATTGACTCAAAGACCAGGACTGGACCGGTGGACCCGAGAATTGTCAGCGGCTGACCCGAAAACAAGCCATAGCCCATGCCACAAACGAACCCAGAGACCAAGGACTCCATCGCAGCCATGTGCTTGCCAGTGGCCTCCGCCAGGAGTCCTCCGAACGTGATGATCGGCGACAGACAGGCGAAGTACAAAAAGATCCACGATGCCACGCACTGCATGGATAGGGCGTCCTTGTAATCGCTTATGTACCAGGGCGCCTTCCTCTTGATGTCGTTGATGAGGCCTCCGAAAAGCCTTCCCGTCCTGGACAGTCCGTTCTCCTCGCGGAGAcgcgcctcctcctcctcctcgtccacCTCCTCCTTGGGCAACTCTGGCGGACGCTTCCTGATTTCCTGCGAGGGAATCGCCGCTGGTGGCTCAATTCGTATGGTAGGATCCCATTCTCCTGGCGGCAGTACGGTCACCGCATCGAGGAACTCATCCACTCCGGAGAGCAGATGATCCCGCTTGCGCGCACGGTACGCCACCTCGTGGAAGATCTCGTCGGACATCAGGGTGGCCATCGCGCGGCCAATCTCGTGGAAGTTGCTCTGACTGCCAGGCGGGCCAAGCAGGATGAAGACGAATCTGTGAAAGAAGAAAGAAtctatttaaacaaatatgatcattatttaaaagttatcAATTGATTTTATGGCAGTGGCATAAA contains the following coding sequences:
- the LOC6611509 gene encoding electroneutral sodium bicarbonate exchanger 1 isoform X15, whose translation is MPQQAQLKHIHGHGRLPRVIATDSSRPWTMNSSSGDDEAPKDPRTGGEDFTQQFTENDFEVTPPAQRVQFILGEDVDDGTHVSHPLFSEMGMLVKEGDEIEWKETARWIKFEEDVEEGGNRWSKPHVATLSLHSLFELRRLLVNGSVMLDMEAQNLEVMADLVCDHMVSAGTLPPGVKDKVKDALLRRHRHQHEYAKKTRLPIIRSLADMRNHSSSKKDMVKSPSNQSMARPGSGTELSEQQHKGNTHFMRKIPPGAEASNILVGEVDFLERTLSCFIRLSQAVVLGDLTEVPVPTRFVFILLGPPGSQSNFHEIGRAMATLMSDEIFHEVAYRARKRDHLLSGVDEFLDAVTVLPPGEWDPTIRIEPPAAIPSQEIRKRPPELPKEEVDEEEEEARLREENGLSRTGRLFGGLINDIKRKAPWYISDYKDALSMQCVASWIFLYFACLSPIITFGGLLAEATGKHMAAMESLVSGFVCGMGYGLFSGQPLTILGSTGPVLVFESIIYEFCQKMGWEYMTFRFWIGMWVAGICIVLTAIDASALVCYITRFTEENFATLIAFIFIYKAIENVMVIGKNFPVNQGIYDCVCTPPIGSNASVIDYAKYNWNSCESYNGTLVGGDCGKPPTENVFLMSLVLCAGTFLISTVLKEFKNALFFPSIVRQYISDFSVLIAIFAMSFFDYSLGVPTQKLEVPNELKPTLSTRGWLIPPFAEKNPWWSAIIAVFPALLGTILIFMDQQITAVIVNRKENKLKKGCGYHLDLFILSILIAICSMMGLPWFVAATVLSINHVNSLKLESECSAPGEKPQFLGVREQRVTHILIFLTIGVSVLLTPLLGNIPMPVLFGVFLYMGVASLKGLQFFDRILIMFMPAKYQPDYMFLRQVPIKRVHLFTMIQLACLIILWLIKSFSQTSILFPLMLVVMIGIRKALDLVFTRRELKILDDIMPEMTKRAAADDLHKLDAEVGLLARIFPWGKGSRGRVVTKPPGLDDGIVGSGGAVGAGLITCTTSNANEKEFEAQSSLLKK
- the LOC6611509 gene encoding sodium bicarbonate cotransporter 3 isoform X14; translation: MAEKNEYIELPWTMNSSSGDDEAPKDPRTGGEDFTQQFTENDFEVTPPAQRVQFILGEDVDDGTHVSHPLFSEMGMLVKEGDEIEWKETARWIKFEEDVEEGGNRWSKPHVATLSLHSLFELRRLLVNGSVMLDMEAQNLEVMADLVCDHMVSAGTLPPGVKDKVKDALLRRHRHQHEYAKKTRLPIIRSLADMRNHSSSKKKKSNSKHSRPAQNLPSITEDMVKSPSNQSMARPGSGTELSEQQHKGNTHFMRKIPPGAEASNILVGEVDFLERTLSCFIRLSQAVVLGDLTEVPVPTRFVFILLGPPGSQSNFHEIGRAMATLMSDEIFHEVAYRARKRDHLLSGVDEFLDAVTVLPPGEWDPTIRIEPPAAIPSQEIRKRPPELPKEEVDEEEEEARLREENGLSRTGRLFGGLINDIKRKAPWYISDYKDALSMQCVASWIFLYFACLSPIITFGGLLAEATGKHMAAMESLVSGFVCGMGYGLFSGQPLTILGSTGPVLVFESIIYEFCQKMGWEYMTFRFWIGMWVAGICIVLTAIDASALVCYITRFTEENFATLIAFIFIYKAIENVMVIGKNFPVNQGIYDCVCTPPIGSNASVIDYAKYNWNSCESYNGTLVGGDCGKPPTENVFLMSLVLCAGTFLISTVLKEFKNALFFPSIVRQYISDFSVLIAIFAMSFFDYSLGVPTQKLEVPNELKPTLSTRGWLIPPFAEKNPWWSAIIAVFPALLGTILIFMDQQITAVIVNRKENKLKKGCGYHLDLFILSILIAICSMMGLPWFVAATVLSINHVNSLKLESECSAPGEKPQFLGVREQRVTHILIFLTIGVSVLLTPLLGNIPMPVLFGVFLYMGVASLKGLQFFDRILIMFMPAKYQPDYMFLRQVPIKRVHLFTMIQLACLIILWLIKSFSQTSILFPLMLVVMIGIRKALDLVFTRRELKILDDIMPEMTKRAAADDLHKLDAEVGLLARIFPWGKGSRGRVVTKPPGLDDGIVGSGGAVGAGLITCTTSNANEKEFEAQSSLLKK
- the LOC6611509 gene encoding sodium-driven chloride bicarbonate exchanger isoform X13 translates to MAEKNEYIELPWTMNSSSGDDEAPKDPRTGGEDFTQQFTENDFEVTPPAQRVQFILGEDVDDGTHVSHPLFSEMGMLVKEGDEIEWKETARWIKFEEDVEEGGNRWSKPHVATLSLHSLFELRRLLVNGSVMLDMEAQNLEVMADLVCDHMVSAGTLPPGVKDKVKDALLRRHRHQHEYAKKTRLPIIRSLADMRNHSSSKIEEHSASILGATTPISLTASEPGPPGSNGNSSLSTAAGAMGRFLTVPSGKPSNRTLEDMVKSPSNQSMARPGSGTELSEQQHKGNTHFMRKIPPGAEASNILVGEVDFLERTLSCFIRLSQAVVLGDLTEVPVPTRFVFILLGPPGSQSNFHEIGRAMATLMSDEIFHEVAYRARKRDHLLSGVDEFLDAVTVLPPGEWDPTIRIEPPAAIPSQEIRKRPPELPKEEVDEEEEEARLREENGLSRTGRLFGGLINDIKRKAPWYISDYKDALSMQCVASWIFLYFACLSPIITFGGLLAEATGKHMAAMESLVSGFVCGMGYGLFSGQPLTILGSTGPVLVFESIIYEFCQKMGWEYMTFRFWIGMWVAGICIVLTAIDASALVCYITRFTEENFATLIAFIFIYKAIENVMVIGKNFPVNQGIYDCVCTPPIGSNASVIDYAKYNWNSCESYNGTLVGGDCGKPPTENVFLMSLVLCAGTFLISTVLKEFKNALFFPSIVRQYISDFSVLIAIFAMSFFDYSLGVPTQKLEVPNELKPTLSTRGWLIPPFAEKNPWWSAIIAVFPALLGTILIFMDQQITAVIVNRKENKLKKGCGYHLDLFILSILIAICSMMGLPWFVAATVLSINHVNSLKLESECSAPGEKPQFLGVREQRVTHILIFLTIGVSVLLTPLLGNIPMPVLFGVFLYMGVASLKGLQFFDRILIMFMPAKYQPDYMFLRQVPIKRVHLFTMIQLACLIILWLIKSFSQTSILFPLMLVVMIGIRKALDLVFTRRELKILDDIMPEMTKRAAADDLHKLDAEVGLLARIFPWGKGSRGRVVTKPPGLDDGIVGSGGAVGAGLITCTTSNANEKEFEAQSSLLKK
- the LOC6611509 gene encoding sodium bicarbonate cotransporter 3 isoform X18 — translated: MAEKNEYIELPWTMNSSSGDDEAPKDPRTGGEDFTQQFTENDFEVTPPAQRVQFILGEDVDDGTHVSHPLFSEMGMLVKEGDEIEWKETARWIKFEEDVEEGGNRWSKPHVATLSLHSLFELRRLLVNGSVMLDMEAQNLEVMADLVCDHMVSAGTLPPGVKDKVKDALLRRHRHQHEYAKKTRLPIIRSLADMRNHSSSKTDTSTHLGAIGVTTWFHAGASPQHQAQNHAHNQGRPQSQAIPKDMVKSPSNQSMARPGSGTELSEQQHKGNTHFMRKIPPGAEASNILVGEVDFLERTLSCFIRLSQAVVLGDLTEVPVPTRFVFILLGPPGSQSNFHEIGRAMATLMSDEIFHEVAYRARKRDHLLSGVDEFLDAVTVLPPGEWDPTIRIEPPAAIPSQEIRKRPPELPKEEVDEEEEEARLREENGLSRTGRLFGGLINDIKRKAPWYISDYKDALSMQCVASWIFLYFACLSPIITFGGLLAEATGKHMAAMESLVSGFVCGMGYGLFSGQPLTILGSTGPVLVFESIIYEFCQKMGWEYMTFRFWIGMWVAGICIVLTAIDASALVCYITRFTEENFATLIAFIFIYKAIENVMVIGKNFPVNQGIYDCVCTPPIGSNASVIDYAKYNWNSCESYNGTLVGGDCGKPPTENVFLMSLVLCAGTFLISTVLKEFKNALFFPSIVRQYISDFSVLIAIFAMSFFDYSLGVPTQKLEVPNELKPTLSTRGWLIPPFAEKNPWWSAIIAVFPALLGTILIFMDQQITAVIVNRKENKLKKGCGYHLDLFILSILIAICSMMGLPWFVAATVLSINHVNSLKLESECSAPGEKPQFLGVREQRVTHILIFLTIGVSVLLTPLLGNIPMPVLFGVFLYMGVASLKGLQFFDRILIMFMPAKYQPDYMFLRQVPIKRVHLFTMIQLACLIILWLIKSFSQTSILFPLMLVVMIGIRKALDLVFTRRELKILDDIMPEMTKRAAADDLHKLDAEVGLLARIFPWGKGSRGRVVTKPPGLDDGIVGSGGAVGAGLITCTTSNANEKEFEAQSSLLKK